In a genomic window of Jaculus jaculus isolate mJacJac1 chromosome 8, mJacJac1.mat.Y.cur, whole genome shotgun sequence:
- the LOC105944181 gene encoding cytochrome b-c1 complex subunit 7 — protein MAGRSAVSASGRWLDGIRKWYYNAAGFNKLGLMRDDTIYEDEDVKEAIRRLPEKLYNDRMFRIKRALDLSLRHQILPREQWTKYEEDKFYLEPYLKEVIQERKEREEWAKK, from the coding sequence ATGGCTGGCAGGTCTGCTGTTTCAGCATCAGGCCGGTGGCTGGACGGTATTCGAAAATGGTACTACAATGCTGCAGGATTCAATAAACTGGGGTTAATGCGAGATGATACAATATATGAGGATGAAGATGTGAAAGAAGCCATAAGGCGGCTTCCTGAGAAGCTGTATAATGACAGGATGTTTCGCATTAAGAGGGCACTGGACCTGTCACTGAGGCATCAGATTTTGCCTCGGGAGCAGTGGACAAAATATGAGGAGGATAAATTCTACCTTGAACCATATCTGAAAGAGGTTattcaggaaagaaaagagagagaagaatgggcaaagAAGTAA